Proteins encoded by one window of Deltaproteobacteria bacterium:
- a CDS encoding DUF4433 domain-containing protein yields the protein MPPPIPRKIYHIVHVDRLPSIVADGSLWCDAEIARRSRVSADIGTTIGMNSIKERRLTERMLNSHPGLYVGECVPFYFCPRSVMLYVIYCANHDELSYRGGQGPILHLEADLYETIRWAEAHQRRWSFTLSNAAAAYSEDFSNLAQLGNIDWEAVQTNHWSGRGIPSTVKESKQAEFLVECSFPWELVSRIGVMSPETYGTARRALSDTKHQPHLEIIPGWYY from the coding sequence ATGCCACCGCCCATCCCGCGCAAGATTTACCATATCGTCCACGTGGACCGATTGCCCTCGATAGTGGCTGACGGCAGCCTCTGGTGCGATGCGGAAATAGCTCGTCGGTCTAGAGTCAGCGCCGACATAGGTACCACCATTGGAATGAACAGTATCAAGGAACGGCGACTGACAGAACGCATGCTCAACAGCCATCCGGGTCTTTACGTTGGCGAGTGCGTGCCCTTCTACTTCTGTCCGCGTTCCGTCATGCTCTACGTGATTTATTGTGCCAACCACGACGAGCTCTCTTATCGTGGTGGGCAAGGACCCATCTTGCATCTCGAAGCCGATCTGTACGAGACTATTCGCTGGGCTGAGGCGCATCAGCGTAGATGGAGCTTCACTCTATCAAACGCGGCCGCTGCCTACTCAGAGGATTTCTCCAACTTGGCACAGCTAGGCAATATTGACTGGGAAGCTGTCCAGACCAATCACTGGTCAGGTAGGGGGATTCCTTCAACGGTGAAAGAAAGCAAGCAGGCCGAGTTCCTCGTGGAGTGCTCGTTCCCGTGGGAGCTTGTTAGCCGCATTGGTGTAATGTCGCCGGAGACATATGGAACAGCGAGAAGAGCCCTAAGCGACACGAAACACCAACCACACCTTGAGATAATCCCGGGATGGTACTACTGA
- a CDS encoding RT0821/Lpp0805 family surface protein, whose product MYALRLALVGLLAVSLSGCLSGAGEKEGAGTLLGAVAGGIAGAQLGKGEGQLIATGIGTLLGAAIGNEIGKSLDRADQLALERATHSSLETAPVGRTTTWKNPDSGNQGTITPRKTFKRNDGTYCREFTQTITIGGKTEEAFGTACRQPDGTWKLISA is encoded by the coding sequence ATGTATGCACTGAGACTGGCACTGGTCGGTTTATTGGCCGTATCCCTGTCCGGCTGTCTGAGCGGGGCTGGTGAGAAGGAAGGCGCGGGCACGCTGCTGGGCGCGGTGGCCGGCGGCATCGCTGGCGCTCAACTCGGCAAGGGAGAGGGACAGCTCATAGCCACGGGAATCGGCACGCTTCTCGGGGCCGCCATCGGTAACGAAATCGGCAAGTCCCTCGACCGCGCGGACCAGCTCGCCCTGGAACGGGCAACGCACAGTTCGCTGGAGACGGCTCCCGTGGGCCGGACCACCACCTGGAAGAACCCCGACTCGGGCAACCAGGGCACCATCACGCCGCGCAAGACCTTCAAGCGCAACGACGGCACCTACTGCCGCGAGTTCACCCAGACCATCACCATCGGCGGCAAGACCGAAGAAGCCTTCGGCACCGCGTGCCGCCAGCCCGATGGCACCTGGAAGCTGATTTCGGCGTAG